In one Vidua chalybeata isolate OUT-0048 chromosome 4, bVidCha1 merged haplotype, whole genome shotgun sequence genomic region, the following are encoded:
- the CD8A gene encoding T-cell surface glycoprotein CD8 alpha chain, whose product MDTSPALLLLLTLGFCCPGIYGQALEIKVRSPKDITRLRVGQKLELECHTDKSHGASWIRQDKHGTLHFIVFISSVSRTTFGENQKTSSSPRFEASKHNTIYRLVVKSFTPQDEGTYFCVMNLNQMLYFSPGQHAFLPVTTTVAPTTCGPTSKRGITEDSKLKTPDPEGRMQEDLNFPCHIFIWVPLAGACLLLLIALVITIVLCQQTRRRRCRCKRPANGKPPTKPRTPN is encoded by the exons ATGGACAcatctcctgccctgctcctgctgctcactctgggattct gctgccctgggatTTATGGCCAGGCACTTGAGATAAAGGTCAGGTCTCCCAAGGACATCACCCGGCTCCGGGTAGGACagaagctggagctggagtGTCACACTGACAAGAGCCATGGTGCATCCTGGATCCGCCAGGACAAGCATGGGACCCTTCACTTCATTGTCTTCATCAGTTCTGTATCCCGAACCACATTTGGGGAGAATCAGAAAACATCATCATCCCCTCGCTTTGAGGCGAGCAAACACAACACAATCTATCGGTTGGTAGTGAAATCTTTCACACCACAGGATGAGGGGACCTATTTCTGCGTGATGAATTTGAACCAAATGCTGTACTTCAGCCCTGGCCAGCATGCCTTCCTTCCAG TCACCACCACAGTGGCACCCACCACATGTGGACCCACCTCCAAGCGTGGCATCACTGAGGACTCCAAGCTCAAGACTCCAGATCCAG AGGGAAGAATGCAGGAAGATCTGAATTTCCCCTGTCACATCTTCATCTGGGTCCCCTTGGCAGGTgcctgcctcctgctcctcatcGCCCTGGTGATCACCATCGTGCTGTGTCAAC AAACCAGAAGACGAAGATGCAGGTGTAAGAG